From one Bacteroides fragilis NCTC 9343 genomic stretch:
- the aspS gene encoding aspartate--tRNA ligase encodes MFRTHTCGELRISDVNKQVKLSGWVQRSRKMGGMTFVDLRDRYGITQLVFNEEIDAELCERANKLGREFVIQIVGTVNERFSKNSHIPTGDIEIIVSELNILNSAITPPFTIEDNTDGGDDIRMKYRYLDLRRSAVRSNLELRHKMTIEVRSYLDKLGFLEVETPVLIGSTPEGARDFVVPSRMNPGQFYALPQSPQTLKQLLMVSGFDRYFQIAKCFRDEDLRADRQPEFTQIDCEMSFVEQEDVITTFEGMAKHLFKVIRNIELTEPFPRMPWSEAMRLYGSDKPDIRFGMQFVELMDILKGHGFSVFDNATYIGGICAEGAAGYTRKQLDALTEFVKKPQIGAKGMVYARIEADGTVKSSVDKFYTQEVLQQLKEAFGAKPGDLILILSGDDAMKTRKQLCELRLEMGNQLGLRDKNTFACLWVVDFPLFEWSEEEGRLMAMHHPFTSPKPEDIHLLDTNPAAVRANAYDMVINGVEVGGGSIRIHDSQLQNKMFELLGFTPERAQEQFGFLMNAFKFGAPPHGGLAYGLDRWVSLFAGLDSIRDCIAFPKNNSGRDVMLDAPAALDPSQLEELNLIVDIKE; translated from the coding sequence ATGTTCAGAACGCACACGTGCGGAGAGTTAAGAATCTCCGATGTTAATAAACAAGTCAAGCTGTCGGGATGGGTACAGCGCAGCCGTAAAATGGGAGGTATGACTTTTGTTGACCTTCGTGATCGCTACGGTATCACTCAATTAGTATTTAATGAAGAAATAGACGCTGAGCTTTGCGAACGTGCCAATAAATTGGGTCGTGAATTCGTCATACAGATTGTCGGAACCGTAAACGAACGTTTCAGCAAAAACAGTCATATCCCGACCGGTGACATCGAAATCATCGTTTCGGAACTGAATATCCTGAACTCAGCCATTACTCCTCCTTTTACTATCGAGGACAACACCGACGGTGGTGATGATATCCGCATGAAATACCGTTATCTGGACTTACGCCGTAGTGCTGTTCGTTCAAATTTGGAATTACGTCACAAAATGACGATCGAGGTTCGCAGTTATCTCGATAAACTGGGTTTCTTGGAAGTGGAAACTCCGGTATTGATCGGTTCAACTCCTGAAGGAGCACGTGACTTTGTAGTACCTTCCCGCATGAATCCGGGACAATTCTACGCATTACCGCAATCTCCGCAGACACTGAAACAGCTATTGATGGTTTCCGGTTTCGATCGTTATTTCCAGATAGCCAAATGTTTCCGTGACGAAGACCTGCGTGCCGACCGCCAGCCTGAGTTCACTCAGATTGACTGCGAAATGAGTTTCGTAGAGCAGGAAGATGTGATTACTACATTTGAAGGAATGGCCAAACACCTGTTTAAGGTGATCCGTAATATCGAACTGACCGAGCCATTCCCACGTATGCCTTGGAGCGAAGCAATGAGATTGTACGGTAGCGATAAACCGGACATTCGCTTCGGTATGCAATTCGTCGAATTAATGGATATCTTAAAAGGGCACGGTTTCTCTGTATTCGATAATGCCACATATATTGGCGGTATTTGTGCCGAGGGTGCAGCCGGCTATACCCGTAAGCAACTGGATGCCTTGACCGAATTTGTGAAAAAGCCACAAATCGGTGCAAAAGGTATGGTCTATGCCCGTATCGAAGCTGACGGTACTGTGAAATCAAGCGTTGACAAGTTCTATACACAAGAAGTTTTGCAACAATTGAAGGAAGCATTCGGTGCCAAACCCGGTGACCTAATCTTGATTTTATCGGGAGATGATGCCATGAAAACTCGTAAGCAGCTTTGTGAATTACGTCTAGAAATGGGTAATCAATTGGGATTACGGGATAAAAACACATTTGCATGTTTGTGGGTTGTGGACTTCCCTCTATTTGAATGGAGCGAAGAAGAAGGCAGATTAATGGCTATGCACCATCCGTTTACCTCACCCAAACCGGAAGATATCCATCTGCTGGATACAAATCCTGCTGCTGTGCGCGCTAATGCTTACGATATGGTAATCAATGGTGTAGAAGTAGGAGGGGGATCAATCCGTATCCACGATAGCCAGTTGCAGAACAAAATGTTCGAATTACTCGGATTTACCCCGGAGCGTGCGCAAGAGCAGTTCGGCTTCTTGATGAATGCCTTCAAGTTTGGTGCGCCTCCTCATGGCGGACTGGCTTACGGATTAGATCGTTGGGTATCTCTTTTTGCCGGACTGGACTCAATCCGTGACTGCATTGCATTCCCGAAAAATAACTCCGGTCGTGACGTTATGTTGGATGCTCCTGCAGCACTCGATCCGTCACAACTGGAAGAACTGAACCTGATTGTAGATATTAAGGAGTAA
- a CDS encoding GtrA family protein, with amino-acid sequence MKESVRIFRFAVIGTLNALITAFVIWLMMDELSYDYIPANITAYIVAQIHNFIWSKYWIFPIENKKNNIWKQMLFFCSAFGLAYSAQFLFLVTLVECGDVNEYLAQFLGLFIYGTVNFIVNKKLTFR; translated from the coding sequence GTGAAAGAGTCGGTACGCATTTTTAGATTTGCCGTAATTGGTACGCTCAATGCATTAATCACAGCTTTTGTTATTTGGTTGATGATGGATGAATTGTCATACGATTACATTCCGGCCAATATTACAGCGTACATAGTAGCCCAAATTCATAACTTTATTTGGAGTAAATATTGGATCTTTCCGATTGAAAATAAAAAGAACAACATTTGGAAGCAGATGTTGTTCTTCTGTTCTGCTTTCGGATTGGCATATAGTGCCCAGTTCTTGTTTTTAGTCACACTTGTAGAGTGTGGAGATGTAAACGAGTATCTGGCACAATTCCTGGGGCTGTTTATCTACGGAACAGTAAACTTCATCGTTAATAAGAAGCTTACATTCAGATAA
- a CDS encoding diacylglycerol/lipid kinase family protein, whose product MEPTCMSENKKKIIFIVNPISGTQSKELVLSLLDEKIDKEMYTWEVVYTERAGHAIEIAADAADKNTDIVVAVGGDGTINEIARSLVHTNTALGIIPCGSGNGLARHLQISMDPRKALEILNDGIIDIIDYGKINGTDFFCTCGVGFDAFVSLKFANAGKRGLLTYLEKTLQESLKYQPETYELETEDGTSKYKAFLIACGNASQYGNNAYIAPQATLTDGLLDVTILEPFTVLDVPALAFQLFNKTIDQNSRIKTFRCKKLCIHRSSPGVVHFDGDPMQADEDIKIELIQKGLRVVVPGDKKKDNPNVLQKAQEYVNGIKLINEAIVEDIAHKNKVILKKNKQLIQKLTKK is encoded by the coding sequence ATGGAACCAACTTGCATGAGCGAAAACAAGAAAAAAATAATATTCATCGTTAATCCAATTTCGGGTACACAAAGTAAGGAACTTGTTCTGAGTCTACTGGATGAAAAGATAGATAAGGAAATGTATACTTGGGAAGTTGTGTATACCGAAAGAGCCGGACATGCAATCGAAATAGCAGCAGATGCGGCAGATAAAAATACAGATATAGTAGTTGCTGTAGGAGGAGACGGAACAATTAATGAAATTGCCCGTTCATTGGTACACACCAATACAGCATTGGGAATTATCCCTTGCGGCTCTGGAAACGGATTAGCACGGCATCTTCAAATTTCAATGGATCCGCGTAAAGCACTTGAAATTTTGAATGATGGGATAATCGATATCATAGATTACGGAAAAATAAATGGCACAGACTTTTTTTGTACTTGCGGAGTAGGGTTTGACGCTTTTGTAAGTCTGAAATTTGCTAATGCCGGCAAACGTGGACTGCTGACTTATCTAGAGAAAACCCTGCAGGAAAGTCTAAAGTATCAACCTGAAACTTATGAATTGGAAACAGAAGATGGTACTTCCAAATATAAAGCCTTTCTCATTGCTTGCGGCAACGCTTCTCAATACGGGAACAATGCTTATATAGCCCCACAGGCCACTCTGACAGATGGTTTGTTAGATGTAACCATTCTCGAACCGTTTACGGTATTAGATGTTCCGGCACTAGCCTTTCAGCTCTTCAATAAAACTATTGACCAAAACAGTCGCATTAAAACTTTCCGTTGCAAAAAGTTATGTATTCATCGCAGTTCGCCGGGTGTTGTCCATTTTGACGGTGATCCGATGCAGGCTGACGAAGATATCAAAATAGAACTGATTCAGAAAGGACTGCGGGTCGTTGTACCTGGTGATAAAAAAAAAGATAATCCCAACGTATTACAAAAAGCACAAGAATACGTAAACGGTATTAAATTGATAAACGAAGCTATAGTAGAAGATATAGCACATAAAAATAAAGTTATTCTGAAGAAGAATAAGCAGCTGATACAAAAACTTACTAAAAAATAG